The proteins below are encoded in one region of Sporosarcina sp. FSL K6-1508:
- a CDS encoding YaaR family protein: MKVNSDYRAGLDKMRNDPLQTPQGNARFGQMVVKQEQRLHGEQVTKLLGDISSAGDRIARSRNLRDMAKFKMLVRRFLKEAVESGLELKQSHTWNRFGEGRRLKLVETIDERLIELAEDLLDEEKTSVDLLAKIGEIKGLLINLYM, encoded by the coding sequence GTGAAAGTCAATAGTGACTACCGGGCCGGTCTCGATAAGATGAGAAATGACCCATTGCAGACACCTCAAGGCAACGCGAGGTTCGGCCAAATGGTTGTCAAACAGGAGCAACGTCTTCATGGCGAACAGGTCACCAAGCTTCTCGGGGATATTTCATCAGCCGGGGATAGAATTGCCCGTTCACGTAATTTGCGTGACATGGCTAAATTCAAAATGCTGGTTCGGCGTTTTCTGAAAGAAGCCGTAGAGTCTGGACTGGAACTTAAGCAGTCTCATACTTGGAATCGTTTCGGTGAGGGGCGTCGCTTGAAACTTGTCGAAACAATAGACGAGAGGCTTATTGAATTAGCGGAAGATTTATTAGATGAAGAAAAAACGTCTGTCGATCTATTGGCTAAAATTGGCGAGATCAAAGGACTACTCATTAATCTATACATGTAA
- the holB gene encoding DNA polymerase III subunit delta' — protein MPDEINNRLVLEQKVVIERLSSSYKNGRIGHAYIFDGERGTGKEAIALFFSKLLLCINPENAVPCETCNSCRRVASSNHPNVTIIRPDGQGIKKEQMSDLVFSMTKKGYEAGRKIYIISRADRMNVAAANTLLKFLEEPEGDVTAILLTDSYQSILPTIQSRCQRLSFLPPSRELMINKLVEKGITSSMAATVTMVTANLDEAFRLAGDDQFAHMRKTVLKLVEASERHVHEALLFIQSEWSPLFKEKEETESGLDLLLYAYRDVVAFKADLQSTVAFPDQQELFRGLSMKMTYSRLSANMEAILQAKKQLHGNMNRTLLMEQLVLSMQEGLLVV, from the coding sequence ATGCCAGATGAAATAAATAATCGGCTGGTACTAGAGCAGAAAGTGGTAATAGAACGATTAAGTTCATCATATAAAAACGGGCGGATTGGACACGCATATATATTCGACGGTGAACGTGGCACAGGGAAAGAAGCGATTGCACTCTTTTTTTCCAAACTCCTCCTTTGTATTAACCCCGAAAATGCTGTTCCATGTGAAACATGCAATTCCTGCCGGCGGGTCGCGTCCAGTAATCATCCTAACGTAACGATTATTCGGCCAGATGGACAAGGTATAAAAAAAGAACAGATGTCTGATCTTGTTTTTAGTATGACGAAAAAGGGATACGAAGCAGGCAGGAAAATATATATCATTTCCAGAGCAGACCGCATGAATGTGGCGGCAGCGAATACACTGCTCAAGTTTCTCGAGGAGCCTGAGGGCGATGTAACAGCAATACTTCTAACGGATTCTTATCAATCAATTTTACCGACCATTCAATCACGATGTCAGCGGCTATCTTTTCTTCCGCCATCTAGAGAATTGATGATTAATAAGCTTGTCGAAAAAGGGATTACTTCTTCAATGGCAGCGACAGTTACGATGGTGACAGCCAATCTGGATGAAGCATTTCGACTTGCTGGCGATGATCAATTTGCACACATGCGAAAAACAGTGTTAAAATTGGTTGAAGCATCGGAAAGACATGTCCATGAAGCATTACTATTCATCCAGTCGGAATGGTCCCCTTTATTTAAAGAGAAGGAAGAGACTGAAAGCGGGCTTGACTTACTGCTTTATGCTTACAGAGATGTAGTGGCGTTTAAAGCTGATTTACAGTCTACAGTGGCATTTCCTGATCAGCAAGAACTGTTTAGAGGTCTTTCGATGAAGATGACATATAGCCGGTTGTCTGCTAATATGGAGGCAATATTGCAGGCGAAGAAGCAATTACACGGCAATATGAATCGCACGCTTTTAATGGAACAATTGGTGCTCAGCATGCAGGAGGGGTTACTTGTTGTATAA